The Lytechinus pictus isolate F3 Inbred chromosome 14, Lp3.0, whole genome shotgun sequence genomic sequence gtcaatcatgaaaaaggatgggtaatttttggtatcttcctacattaataatgcgagcgcaaagcgcaagcagaaattttttgatattctgatctgaaactggataattttagcacgtttgtAATCAGATCAAGCTGCTTATCtaaaaaaacatgcgtgcgcgtgccTTAGAGatagacagaatctgggcattttgaatacaattcatttttcatcatgaaaatcaatagcagagcgcgagctgattttttcatggggacacaatatcaaatgtccccccatgtttttgtcacaaaagaagtgtgaccttctgggggggggggggatatgtgCATACCTTCTCAAGGAAATGAGAGTTGATTCCccttaaaaatataaagaaaaaaaaacatttgccaTGTAACTTTTCGATGCAATTAACGGTGGGTAAATTCGCATTCAAAAGCAGCACAGCTagccctcttttttctcttgttttttttttttcttctcttcctttctccctcttcctctctcttttttaattctctccctttccccctctttccatctctttttttgagctgggggggggggggggttgaggcaAGGCCCCCTCGCCCCCctatggatccgcacctgataaaaccccatggtctcgtatcatttgacctttggacctctcgatgacatttgataaatctgatcataattttacacacactgcggactatcggacccgcggactaacggacccgcggactatcggacctaCGGACTAACGGACCCGCAGACTATCGGACCCGCAGACTATCGGACCTGCggactaacggacccgcggactatcggacccgcggactatcgggatGCCCCCATCATATCTGGTGCATTTATGGTGATAAATGCAgcattctgaaatggaaaatggcCGCTATGGGCCcttattgtattatgtacaagtTGAAcgaggacagataattttcacaaaagggcataAAATTATGTcgaccattttgaattttgaaatataacatttatcacctaaattttagatgatatatttcgttagtaatcatgttttcagacaatatttcactcatacaacaccatttagtcaggCAAagccaaaatatgttaaaatcatttgtccccattcacattgtacataatactattggggcctgtagcggccattttgacttttaaaatacagtatttatcacctacctggcagaagaaCTGATaaatcttgttagaaattatgctttcagacaatattttacccaaagatcacaattacgtgcatttatggtgctcactcatgtgaaaaattatttcctagtgcgcattgtacataatacaatcaatgtctatggcggccattttgaaagtcaaaatacagtattaaacacaaactttaaacctgaatgatatatttaaaaaaccGTTAAAAACCGTGTGtcttagacagtatcccatttattcatcacaaataaatgtatttcagtcctcactcttgtgatttctttggtcctctctcattgtacataatacttttagggcctttggcggccattttgaatatcaaaatacagcatttatcacatacatggcatattgaataatatatttcgttttaGTCAATATTCTACTCGTTTCTCTATTGTGCATTttaatgttgggcaacatactgccCACTGTGTTAGGTATATATATtggtaatataatataatatatatatatatatatatatatatatatatatatatatatatatatatatatatatatatatatatatatatattctgggcaattattatctgagcaaatttattacccaaatTTTTAAGAGTGCACTGGTTAAGTGATTATTTTGTGGTGCTTCTTATCTGAATTTATATTGTCTGCCAACTCAATCCTCGCATAATAAAACTCATTATTTGACAAATCTTCTTTTCCTTACGTTCATAGTTTATGAAAGCAAAGGCCCTGAATAATTTTAGCCTATACCTATCACCAAAACACGTTCTGTGCGATTTTATACGCTTATTGAAAAACATTGAAATCAAAAAGCTTTGTCCGACGTGCCAAAATGACAACCCCATCCCGTAAActgaattataatatttttatttcaaattggtTGTCCACGTCGTTATATAATATCTTGTGAAATTCAATAGGGGTATCATTGAATTACATGGTATGTTTACAAAAATGAGTtggaaaatgtatatatacttgCCTGTCTGAAACATATATCCCTCTATTTCGATTgaaatactttcattttctgagGAGAGGTcagattgaaatgaaattaatgactAAATCAAACGCAGCATTACTTCTCCCATGCAAATGGTGATTTTTAAGCAGGCTGAACTCGTTAACTTCATTTGCTCCCAAATTACCATATTTGTATTCTGTATCACGGCTTCTGCCCGAACGAACagaataatggcattatttcgGTACTTATATCGTTCTTACAGCTCAAGATATTAGAATACCATTTTGTGTTAAAGCTAACGGCATTTTCTTGTTGACacggttttcaaaatatcgcctgGTGATGAGCCCTGCTAACATTGTGAAAGTTACCATAATCTTAAATTAAGGGACTTAATTGACTATAACGATTTCTTTTCCGACTTTActaaaaaagaggaaatttgatgaaaaaagttGAATCCACTAGAATTAGATCACAAACTCATTACACCAAAGTGGTGATAGATCGAATaaatatcttttgcctgccagttgtaattaggcccgtgtaaccAAGTGAGACAAAAATGTGGGTTTTAAGTTTTCAGATGATAAAGATCTCACTTCCGGGAGGGTGGAGTCCTGGAGTCGTCTAATACATTGAGCCTTTTGTATCATAGTATTTGCTGGTCAAGGAAACAATAACAGTTTTAAAGGAAGGTTTTCAGACATATATACAACTGGGAAACTTATTAGGTATGACAAATAATCACCACTGCACGGGTCATTtaatatatctacatgtagttttgtaGAGAAGTTTCTTACAATATATGGGAAAAACTCAACATGCTGAAAGAATGGGTTGAGGAAATATTCCGTCTAGAGGTGACATGAGGCGTGTAATGAGCCTCCCCccaaataatcataataataataaaaaaataaaaaaataggagACGGAGGTAACATCGCTCATGTAAATTAGTTTTTccatttgaaagaaataaaatctcACTTTGTGATACATTTTGCCATAATACTTAAAGGGAAAGTTAATAAGACcaaaaagttcattgtaaaCAATGGCagaaaaacaataacaattattGGCGAAGGTTTaaagaaaatccatcaaagaataaaaaattattagaatttttattgtttgatttgtgatttCAGATGCGAGCAGCTTTACTACATATCGTATATGGTAAaagtcaatgaaatgtcattttctcagaatatTATAAATGTgcttttttattgtaccttcagtatatcaataaacaaatcatttcacatccactcctaaaaagaaagtaaaaaaataactcATCACGAaccactaaaattgaaattgattaagTTACGATTAATTAAGGGATTACTTTCTCAAGGGTCAAAATTCTCCTCACAGAAAAATAGCACTATAACAGAAAGAAATGATGTCATTCGAAGCATTAATAAATCTATATTAATTTGTGGTATTTGAGCAGTATATTCTGAGTGTTTTCTTAAAGACATCTTTGGCTGTCTCCCGGAACATCCTATTTGTGATAAGGTAAACGAGGCAATGCCACCACGATGTAGACATAGACAGAAACATATACACACTTCCAAAGACTGGAGGAAGATTGACACCTACGCCTAACAAGACAAAGAAGATGGCGAGAGGTAACCAAGAGAAAAAGACGACAACGTTCAGGAAAAAGATGGTCAAAAGTGCTCTTCTGTTGCTCTTACGCTGTCTCCTAGTCGCTGCCATTTCCTCTCCAGCATAAGCTGAGGTGTCGTTGCGGTCCTTGCGCTGATTAACCGTGCTAACCGCTGCAGTCACCGCGATCTCCCCATCTGCAATCGCCTTCGATTGCTTTCGGGCAATGACCAGCAAGCTCGATGTTGTAACGATTGACGTGAACATCGCCATAAGCAAGAAGAAAACGCAGAAAATCAGGACGAAATCGCCTTTGAGTGCATCCATATTTGATTTACAGAAGTTCATCATGAAGTCTCCAGAAGGTGTCTTGGGTATAGGCAATCCCACAATGGCCAGAAGAATCGAGGAAGTTATGGCCAAGGACATGACTACAACGGCCCTTCGATCAGTAACTATGTGATGGTACCGAAGGGGTTTTGCAACCATTATATATCGGTTCAGATTAAGAAGACAGGTAACAGTTAATGTCACGAAGAACCAAGGAAAAGTCAACACACCTTGGTAGACGCAGATGGCAAATCTGGCATTGGCAGACATGGGAACAATCTGGAGGAGTGATGTAATCGCCTGACCAACCCCGTAGGCCGCATAACATAAGGTCAGTGCCTTGAGAAGCATTTTGGTCACAGAGTCGAAGCCAGTTGTTGAATGGCGAAGAATGCAGTATGTAAAGGCGTTTGCAAGGACAGACAATGGAAGTTGTGCTACATTAAGGTAAAAGAGCGTGGAATACGTCTCAATATATTCAGAGCTAGAATTAGAAGACGCCATCGTGCTCATACTCAGACCTTCAACTGAGGTATCCAACAGCCGTACTTGCTACGAATTACCACCATTGGTGACTGAATAAGTGAAGGAAGTGTCGTTACACTAATGGCAAAAAAATTACGATAATTTGACAGAATGATGACTTCACAGAATTGCGAAATAAACTTGTGGCACCGGATATGCTCAAGGCATCTGTAAGCATAAGAGATTGATAATGAAAGGCAAATAATAATCGGCCGTTCAATCGAATCGTGGCTTCGCCTAGATACAAAGTGATTAATGGACAAGGCGACTCACAAGTTCATTATCTCTCTCGCTGAAAactattatttcttttataacACACGCTGTGATATGTAGGTAAGAGGATCGGATCAATGAGATGgtgatattgaaatgaaaatcatgctctctttattttgaaaaatgcgcattaATTGAGTAATATCTATGAATATTAATCTGCAGCAAATCGGATTCTTATCTGGTTCTGAAAAAATGTGAAAGGTAGTGAAAACCCGTATAAAGGTATATTACTCGATAATAATAGTGTTCAGTGGTGGCTTTATATGCTAAAAGGTTCCATGATATTGTGGTAGGTTGAGGGAGAAAGACGACCTAAAGATGACGTAATTTTTGTCAATTCAATGAAATCTCTCTTGATTCTTTTTttgcatggccctgggaagcggggggggggggggggtgctgaggGTGCTGAAGCGCTCCATCCCCAGGCATTCTGGAAGGTTTgtaaaaatgtaaccaaaatgaccttcatttcgAAGTGAACTTTTTCATTTATGTTATTTGCTCTTCAAAGTTCTCGGGACCAGTTTGATTCTCCATTTTGTTGtggaaactttttttcttttgcttttcaaatttacattagCACCCCCGGTAAAAATCGTTCCTATTGCCCTGCTATTCTGTCtccattcttcctttttttctttttctttgtattcACCTCCACCTTGTCCCTTTATTCACTTGAAcaatcatggggggggggggggggcaccgttTTAGATAAACCCACAAACTGAATTCATGTAAAATTCGGATAACTGGATAACCAATTCGGGCAACAATTTCTGACTTCGTATGAACTGATGTaaattcttctcatttttccagTCGTGGTCAATAtgagaaattaaattaaaaaaaaactggaagTTATTATATtgtgttatacagtgcgtcccacaaaaaatgaaaccgaaattatcgatgatttatcataacttaatcacaaatacaatagacaaatgacctaccgtTGTAAAGCTTTGAATCTCTTCTTTCAGTTGAAATTACCTAGATTATttatcattcacgcatgagtaagcaaaaacaatttgaaaaggggatgccaaaaattcatttggcgggctgtatctgggtttccaaaggaaaaccacattttaaaaagttcaatatatgctctttaatttgatacctcaattacagaaaatggtcaagaaatgacacagttctggttatttaaaataaaggcttgaatttcaataatttcataaaattaagaggttctacaggcaagagttcaaactcacttgacactccgtttgttgacgatcagccatgcataaagggtgcgtttatccgccacttttttaccctagaatcatgatctgaatcatgattcaaatcatgattctgcagaatcacgattgcgtttagtcgaaattgaatataatcatgattagaatcacaaacatgaaacacgataaaaaggggcgtttggaaagacgtttctgcagaatcacgtacgaaa encodes the following:
- the LOC129276859 gene encoding G-protein coupled receptor 52-like, which encodes MASSNSSSEYIETYSTLFYLNVAQLPLSVLANAFTYCILRHSTTGFDSVTKMLLKALTLCYAAYGVGQAITSLLQIVPMSANARFAICVYQGVLTFPWFFVTLTVTCLLNLNRYIMVAKPLRYHHIVTDRRAVVVMSLAITSSILLAIVGLPIPKTPSGDFMMNFCKSNMDALKGDFVLIFCVFFLLMAMFTSIVTTSSLLVIARKQSKAIADGEIAVTAAVSTVNQRKDRNDTSAYAGEEMAATRRQRKSNRRALLTIFFLNVVVFFSWLPLAIFFVLLGVGVNLPPVFGSVYMFLSMSTSWWHCLVYLITNRMFRETAKDVFKKTLRIYCSNTTN